One stretch of Nitratiruptor tergarcus DSM 16512 DNA includes these proteins:
- the pssA gene encoding CDP-diacylglycerol--serine O-phosphatidyltransferase codes for MEKHSFDIRYLFPNFFTALSAFLGVISIIASIHNEYEKAAWLIFISLILDGIDGRVARMTNATSKFGVEFDSLADLVAFGVAPAILLYQAIGSHFGKFGSLVAALFVVFGAIRLARFNVMAPSSEPSVFIGVPIPTAAVFVAGWVMLYQKYGLAHFSFAILVGALCVALLMVSNIRYPSFKKIDFKKHQVVKILVIMVIVLAVLYLYPAEFVTIMITLFICAGVVRTVYFLFKRKIRYNNGKILSKEKDE; via the coding sequence GTGGAGAAACATTCTTTTGATATTCGCTATCTATTTCCAAATTTTTTTACTGCACTAAGTGCATTTTTAGGAGTGATAAGCATTATCGCTTCTATACATAATGAGTATGAAAAAGCAGCATGGCTGATATTCATCTCACTCATTTTAGATGGAATAGATGGAAGAGTTGCAAGAATGACAAATGCTACAAGTAAATTTGGTGTAGAGTTTGATTCATTAGCCGATCTTGTAGCATTTGGAGTGGCCCCTGCCATACTTCTTTATCAAGCCATTGGGAGCCACTTTGGAAAATTTGGATCATTGGTAGCTGCACTTTTTGTTGTGTTTGGAGCTATCAGGCTTGCGAGATTTAATGTCATGGCTCCAAGCAGTGAACCATCAGTTTTTATAGGTGTCCCTATTCCTACTGCAGCTGTCTTTGTCGCCGGTTGGGTGATGCTTTACCAAAAATATGGATTAGCACATTTCTCTTTTGCAATTTTAGTTGGAGCACTCTGTGTTGCGCTTTTGATGGTGAGCAATATTCGTTATCCAAGCTTTAAAAAAATAGATTTTAAAAAGCATCAGGTTGTAAAAATTTTGGTCATAATGGTTATTGTTCTTGCAGTTCTCTATCTCTATCCTGCTGAATTTGTTACAATAATGATTACTCTCTTTATTTGTGCAGGAGTTGTGAGAACGGTCTATTTTCTCTTCAAAAGAAAAATACGCTATAATAATGGAAAAATTTTATCAAAGGAAAAAGATGAGTGA
- a CDS encoding 2-isopropylmalate synthase — protein sequence MKEQVKIFDTTLRDGEQSPGASMNTEEKIQIAKQLEKLGVDIIEAGFAAASPGDFEAIRKISEVVNKSTVCSLARALEKDIKAAGEAIAPAKFKRIHTFIATSPIHMKYKLRMEPEEVIKRAIEAVKYAKTFVNDVEFSCEDAGRSEMAFLKEIIAAVIEAGAKTINIPDTVGYRFPHEMGEMIKELKDFIGERAIISVHCHNDLGLAVANSLYSVLNGARQVECTINGLGERAGNAALEEIVMAIKTRKDIFDGIDTNINTKEIYPTSRLVAAITGIEPQPNKAIVGKNAFAHESGIHQDGVLKHQETYEIMRAEDIGLDRNAIVLGKHSGRHAFKKRIEDLGFTLSEEEINKAFERFKVLADKKKEITDDDIRMLITNEIASAPEVYKLKKLQISDCSEGVPSAAVTIEFDGKEITDAGIGDGTIDAIFKTIDRISGYKGTLNDYQVAAVSKGKDALAKVVVKVVFDEKKPAVIGHGLSIDTMIASAKAYVSALNSYISMKDMLKVKKMSENDI from the coding sequence ATGAAAGAGCAAGTAAAAATTTTTGATACAACTTTGCGTGATGGAGAGCAGAGTCCTGGTGCTTCAATGAATACTGAAGAGAAGATACAGATAGCAAAGCAGCTTGAAAAGTTGGGAGTAGATATTATTGAGGCTGGTTTTGCAGCTGCAAGTCCAGGGGATTTTGAAGCAATTAGAAAGATTAGCGAAGTGGTGAACAAAAGCACTGTATGCTCACTTGCGCGTGCCCTTGAAAAGGATATCAAAGCAGCGGGTGAAGCGATTGCTCCAGCTAAATTCAAGCGCATTCATACATTTATTGCTACGAGCCCGATTCACATGAAATACAAACTCCGCATGGAGCCAGAAGAGGTTATTAAAAGGGCAATTGAAGCGGTAAAGTATGCAAAAACTTTCGTAAATGATGTAGAGTTTAGCTGTGAAGATGCTGGACGAAGTGAGATGGCTTTTTTAAAAGAGATAATTGCTGCAGTCATTGAAGCCGGTGCAAAGACTATCAATATTCCTGATACTGTAGGATACCGTTTTCCTCATGAAATGGGTGAGATGATAAAAGAGCTCAAAGATTTTATAGGAGAGAGGGCAATTATATCGGTGCACTGCCATAACGATCTTGGCTTGGCAGTGGCCAACTCTCTTTATAGTGTTTTAAATGGTGCAAGACAGGTTGAGTGTACCATCAATGGACTTGGAGAGAGAGCAGGTAATGCTGCTTTGGAAGAGATTGTGATGGCTATAAAGACAAGAAAAGATATCTTTGATGGCATTGATACAAACATCAATACAAAAGAGATCTATCCTACAAGCCGCCTTGTAGCAGCAATTACTGGTATTGAGCCGCAACCTAACAAAGCGATTGTAGGTAAAAATGCTTTTGCCCATGAGAGTGGTATTCATCAAGATGGAGTTTTAAAACATCAAGAGACTTATGAGATAATGCGTGCAGAAGATATTGGCCTTGATCGCAATGCAATTGTACTTGGCAAACACTCTGGACGACACGCCTTCAAAAAGCGTATAGAGGATCTTGGGTTTACTTTAAGTGAAGAGGAGATCAATAAAGCCTTTGAACGCTTCAAAGTACTTGCAGATAAGAAAAAAGAGATAACTGATGATGATATTCGCATGCTTATTACCAATGAGATTGCTAGTGCGCCAGAAGTCTATAAGCTCAAAAAACTCCAAATAAGTGATTGTAGTGAAGGGGTTCCAAGTGCGGCTGTGACAATTGAGTTTGATGGCAAAGAGATAACTGATGCAGGAATTGGTGATGGAACAATCGATGCGATTTTTAAAACAATAGATCGTATAAGTGGTTATAAAGGTACGCTCAACGATTATCAAGTAGCAGCGGTAAGTAAAGGAAAAGATGCATTAGCAAAAGTAGTGGTTAAAGTTGTATTTGATGAGAAGAAACCAGCAGTTATAGGGCATGGTTTAAGTATCGATACGATGATAGCAAGCGCTAAAGCTTATGTAAGCGCGCTCAATAGCTATATATCTATGAAAGATATGCTAAAAGTCAAAAAAATGTCAGAAAATGATATATAA
- a CDS encoding EI24 domain-containing protein, translated as MKINSFIIQSINDMLSLDTIKLALITGIPLLFVWLGLGWLFWDPVTSFTAHIISWVPFSIIRANGAFIITFFIWFVAVLVSYALFIGLFSGFLLGGKKEKRFEAINFTLIFFFSVFWAAAIMYRWDFIDYEIRRFLTLLPFDTVSQGLAWLLAAYLFYNCFLISEYLVIFTFREAFIRALMEKHLGDTELTKTDISNVRTYGRLYWDIVWFFIASLLILPILFIPIANFLAVWFIWAWLYKESAFLGVCSLLCTNEEMQSFREHKGYFLLASLVSALLNFIPIISIFTPFFVMDLYFHWIIEEKFINHEEVTSQEEPSLPEQEKQDVQEYQEEKEEQ; from the coding sequence ATGAAAATCAATAGTTTCATTATCCAATCTATCAATGATATGTTAAGTCTCGATACTATTAAGTTGGCCCTCATTACCGGTATCCCTTTACTTTTTGTATGGTTAGGCCTTGGTTGGCTCTTTTGGGATCCAGTAACAAGTTTTACCGCACACATCATTTCATGGGTCCCATTTTCAATTATAAGAGCAAATGGTGCTTTTATCATTACATTTTTTATCTGGTTTGTAGCAGTTTTGGTAAGTTATGCGCTCTTTATCGGACTTTTTAGTGGATTTTTGCTTGGTGGTAAAAAAGAGAAACGTTTTGAAGCAATCAATTTCACACTCATCTTTTTCTTTTCAGTTTTTTGGGCAGCAGCAATTATGTATCGGTGGGATTTTATTGACTATGAAATTCGCCGTTTTTTGACACTTTTACCATTTGACACCGTCTCACAAGGACTTGCATGGCTCCTTGCAGCCTATCTTTTTTACAACTGTTTTCTCATTAGTGAGTATCTCGTTATCTTTACTTTTCGTGAAGCTTTTATTAGAGCTTTAATGGAAAAACATTTAGGTGACACTGAGCTTACAAAAACGGATATTTCTAATGTAAGAACATACGGAAGACTCTATTGGGATATAGTGTGGTTTTTTATAGCATCTCTGTTGATTTTGCCTATCCTTTTTATTCCTATCGCAAACTTTTTGGCCGTGTGGTTCATCTGGGCTTGGCTCTATAAAGAGTCTGCATTTTTAGGGGTTTGTTCACTATTATGTACGAATGAAGAGATGCAAAGTTTTCGCGAGCATAAAGGATATTTTCTCTTGGCATCTTTGGTCTCTGCCCTTTTAAATTTTATACCAATTATTAGTATTTTTACACCATTTTTTGTTATGGACCTCTATTTTCACTGGATTATAGAAGAAAAGTTTATAAATCATGAAGAAGTTACTTCTCAAGAGGAGCCTTCGCTACCTGAACAAGAAAAACAAGATGTACAAGAATATCAAGAAGAGAAAGAGGAGCAGTAA